A DNA window from Mesorhizobium sp. C432A contains the following coding sequences:
- a CDS encoding sugar ABC transporter ATP-binding protein — translation MTTSPLLDATGVAKNYGAVAALRNASLSVRPGEVHALMGANGAGKSTLVKILTGAIPANAGRILIRDEARDIRSPAAARRAGLLPVYQEPSLIPDLDVLSNLRLTGTPVEPFRAWVRELGILDLDLRDTARDIPLAVLRVLDLARALAVGPDVLLLDEMTAALPANLAEKVLEVVRRQGDSGRAVIFISHRFVEISALCDRATVLRDGETVGVVDIVPGVEEKIVELMLGTRIVKTHVAARSAAEKAAPATTRPRISVRNLRVGAKLSDVSFDLADGEVAGVVALEGQGQDELFAALAGSIRPSGGTIEVDGQPVKFSHPIDAIRAGIAYVPGDRSEALAMQRSVRENIALPFSAALRNWGPINRRRERTTVLSAIERLQIDTRAQGEVQRLSGGNQQKVTIARWIAADARTILCFDPTRGIDVGTKQEIYKLLRELAGNGKSVLFYTSELEEVQRVCDRVIVIFGGRLVDIFPVEEADEPALMRAAYGLPRGAKADIGILADPTANTSASPEATP, via the coding sequence TTGACCACCAGCCCCCTCCTCGACGCCACCGGCGTCGCCAAGAACTACGGCGCGGTCGCGGCCTTGCGCAACGCGTCGCTCTCCGTCCGGCCCGGCGAAGTCCACGCGCTTATGGGCGCCAATGGCGCCGGCAAGTCGACGCTGGTAAAGATCCTGACCGGCGCCATTCCCGCCAATGCCGGCCGCATCCTGATCCGCGACGAAGCGCGCGACATTCGCTCGCCCGCCGCCGCGCGCCGCGCCGGGCTGCTGCCGGTCTACCAGGAGCCGTCGCTGATCCCCGATCTCGACGTTCTCTCCAATCTCAGGCTCACCGGCACGCCGGTCGAGCCGTTCCGCGCCTGGGTGCGCGAGCTCGGCATTCTTGACCTCGATCTGCGCGACACCGCGCGCGACATTCCGCTGGCCGTGCTGCGCGTGCTCGACCTGGCGCGGGCGCTCGCCGTCGGGCCCGACGTGCTGCTGCTTGACGAGATGACGGCGGCCCTGCCCGCCAACCTCGCCGAAAAGGTGCTGGAAGTGGTGCGCCGCCAGGGCGATTCAGGCCGCGCCGTGATCTTCATCTCGCACCGCTTCGTCGAAATCTCCGCACTATGCGACCGCGCCACCGTGCTGCGCGACGGCGAGACCGTCGGCGTCGTCGACATCGTGCCGGGCGTCGAGGAAAAGATCGTCGAGCTGATGCTCGGCACCCGTATCGTGAAAACTCATGTCGCCGCCCGCAGCGCCGCCGAGAAGGCCGCGCCCGCGACCACCCGGCCGCGCATTTCGGTGCGAAACCTGCGCGTCGGCGCCAAGCTCAGCGATGTCTCCTTCGATCTCGCCGACGGCGAGGTGGCCGGCGTCGTGGCGCTCGAAGGCCAGGGCCAGGACGAGTTGTTCGCCGCCCTTGCCGGCTCGATCCGGCCCTCCGGCGGCACGATCGAAGTCGATGGCCAGCCGGTGAAATTCTCGCATCCGATCGACGCCATCCGCGCCGGCATTGCCTATGTGCCGGGCGACCGCTCGGAAGCGCTCGCCATGCAGCGCTCGGTGCGCGAAAACATCGCGCTGCCTTTCAGTGCCGCGCTGCGCAACTGGGGCCCGATCAACAGGCGCCGCGAACGCACGACCGTGCTCAGCGCCATCGAGCGGCTGCAGATCGACACCCGCGCGCAAGGCGAGGTGCAGCGCCTGTCCGGGGGCAATCAGCAGAAGGTGACCATCGCCCGCTGGATCGCGGCGGATGCCCGCACCATCCTGTGCTTCGACCCGACGCGCGGCATCGATGTCGGCACCAAGCAGGAGATCTACAAGCTGCTGCGCGAACTCGCCGGCAACGGCAAGTCGGTGCTGTTCTACACCTCGGAGCTGGAGGAGGTGCAGCGCGTCTGCGACCGCGTCATCGTCATCTTCGGCGGCCGCCTGGTCGACATTTTTCCGGTCGAGGAGGCCGACGAGCCGGCGCTGATGCGCGCCGCCTACGGCCTGCCGCGCGGCGCCAAGGCCGATATCGGCATATTGGCTGATCCGACCGCGAACACTTCGGCTTCGCCGGAGGCGACGCCATGA
- a CDS encoding ABC transporter permease — protein MSTTAITPVPFGRRIKRFMADRPLIPLIVLLAILVIILQVLRPGIVNERWIANTIKFAIPLAILSGCQTITMLTGGIDLSVGTVATMSAFIMATQVVNQDPAVAFLLAMMPAVLIGLVNGIGVGVFRVHPLIMTLGTSLIGTGCLQVYQRTVIASGAKIPDFLAWLGTGVTWGFPNALLLFVPLAALIVFTLARTGFGRLLYAVGDNERATRLSGVQYWQVITALYVTSSVLAGITGLLYIGLIKAPSLSLAEPLVLPSVAAAVIGGTSIFGGRGGYTGTIIGALILTVLTTLLTILQMPEGARRILFGLIVLFVTAAYLRIVEER, from the coding sequence ATGAGCACCACCGCCATCACCCCGGTCCCCTTCGGCCGCCGCATAAAGCGCTTCATGGCCGATCGCCCGCTCATCCCGCTGATCGTCCTGCTCGCCATCCTGGTTATAATCCTGCAGGTCCTGCGCCCCGGCATCGTCAACGAGCGCTGGATCGCCAACACCATCAAATTCGCCATCCCGCTGGCGATCCTCTCGGGATGCCAGACCATAACCATGCTGACCGGCGGCATCGACCTGTCGGTCGGCACGGTGGCGACGATGAGCGCCTTCATCATGGCCACGCAAGTGGTCAACCAGGATCCGGCGGTGGCGTTCCTCCTGGCGATGATGCCGGCGGTGCTGATCGGCCTCGTCAATGGCATCGGCGTCGGCGTCTTCCGCGTCCACCCGCTGATCATGACGCTGGGCACCAGCCTGATCGGCACCGGCTGCCTGCAGGTCTACCAGCGCACGGTGATCGCGTCGGGCGCAAAAATCCCCGACTTCCTGGCTTGGCTCGGCACCGGCGTGACATGGGGCTTCCCCAACGCGCTGCTTTTGTTCGTGCCGCTCGCCGCCCTCATCGTCTTCACGCTCGCCCGCACCGGCTTCGGCCGCCTGCTCTACGCCGTCGGCGACAATGAGCGCGCGACCCGCCTGTCGGGCGTGCAATACTGGCAGGTCATCACCGCGCTCTACGTCACCTCCAGCGTGCTCGCCGGCATCACCGGCCTGCTCTATATCGGCTTGATCAAGGCGCCGTCGCTGTCGCTCGCCGAACCGCTGGTGCTGCCCTCGGTCGCCGCCGCCGTCATCGGCGGCACCTCCATCTTCGGCGGCCGCGGCGGCTACACCGGCACCATCATCGGCGCCCTGATCCTGACCGTGCTGACAACACTGCTGACCATCCTGCAGATGCCGGAGGGGGCACGGCGGATCTTGTTCGGGCTGATCGTGCTGTTCGTGACGGCGGCGTATTTGCGGATTGTGGAGGAGCGGTAG
- a CDS encoding MurR/RpiR family transcriptional regulator, whose protein sequence is MSGASKASGRSSTDEAATRKRGRSLAALGYIQPQTYEELRAVLSSGTVHFPKRLRQVAIFLWQHPSDVALGTIAQVAAQAGVQPSTLVRFAQIFGYSGFSDFQGLFKEHIKGSWPEGRGEPRTETEPNLHFLHGMVGASQASLGRIEAGFDVASFDKMVALLAAAELIYVIGSKRAFPVTAYLSLTLSQQGVRNVLVDNVGSSALDQIGCISGRDAVLAVSFSPYNSITPDLVAVAHERKARIVTVTDSTFSPLIPLSDSWLEVVESDFAGFRSLAASLAVGMALVHGVAARRGE, encoded by the coding sequence ATGAGTGGGGCAAGCAAGGCATCCGGACGGTCCAGCACCGACGAGGCGGCGACGCGCAAGCGCGGGCGCTCGCTGGCCGCGCTTGGCTACATCCAGCCGCAGACCTATGAGGAGCTGCGCGCGGTGCTGTCGTCGGGCACGGTGCATTTCCCCAAGCGGCTGCGCCAGGTGGCAATCTTCCTGTGGCAGCATCCGAGCGACGTCGCGCTCGGCACCATCGCGCAGGTTGCGGCACAGGCCGGCGTGCAGCCCTCGACGCTGGTGCGCTTTGCCCAGATCTTCGGCTATTCTGGCTTTTCCGATTTCCAGGGCCTGTTCAAGGAGCACATCAAGGGCTCATGGCCGGAAGGGCGCGGCGAACCGCGCACCGAGACCGAGCCCAATCTGCATTTCCTGCACGGCATGGTCGGCGCGTCGCAGGCCTCGCTTGGCCGCATCGAGGCGGGCTTCGATGTCGCGAGTTTCGACAAGATGGTGGCGCTGCTGGCGGCCGCCGAGCTGATCTATGTCATCGGCTCCAAGCGCGCCTTTCCCGTCACCGCCTATCTCTCCCTGACACTGTCGCAGCAGGGCGTGCGCAATGTGCTGGTCGACAATGTCGGCTCCTCCGCACTCGACCAGATCGGCTGCATCAGCGGCCGGGATGCCGTGCTCGCTGTCTCGTTTAGCCCCTACAATTCGATCACGCCCGATCTCGTCGCGGTGGCGCATGAGCGCAAGGCGCGTATCGTCACCGTCACCGACAGCACCTTCAGCCCGCTGATCCCGCTCTCGGACAGCTGGCTGGAAGTGGTGGAATCCGACTTTGCCGGCTTCCGCTCACTGGCGGCCTCGCTCGCCGTTGGGATGGCGCTGGTCCATGGCGTGGCGGCGCGGCGCGGCGAATGA
- a CDS encoding SDR family oxidoreductase: MEIRLDGKVALVTGSTQGIGRAIAETLARSGAAGLLVTGRERARGEAVAAELSQLGTPTIFVTADLADADAPTLLAQACIERFGRIDALVNAAGLTDRASFLDASLDDWAALFAVNTRAPFFLMQAAIADMKQRGQGGAILNILSINAHCGSPELAVYSATKGALATLTRNAANAHRFDRIRVNGINVGWTDTPAERIMQAETLGNGPGWLDKANAAQPFGRLLTPDDIASLAVFLLSDAAGPMTGAVIDQEQAVIGANR, from the coding sequence ATGGAGATCCGGCTTGACGGCAAGGTGGCTCTGGTCACCGGGTCGACGCAAGGCATTGGCCGCGCCATTGCCGAGACGCTGGCGCGTTCCGGTGCCGCCGGGCTGTTGGTCACCGGGCGCGAGAGGGCGCGTGGCGAGGCCGTGGCGGCCGAGCTTTCGCAATTGGGCACGCCGACCATCTTCGTCACCGCCGACCTTGCCGATGCTGACGCCCCCACCCTTCTGGCGCAGGCCTGCATCGAGCGCTTCGGCCGCATCGATGCGCTGGTCAACGCCGCCGGCCTGACCGATCGCGCCTCTTTCCTCGACGCCAGCCTCGACGATTGGGCGGCGCTGTTTGCCGTCAACACGCGCGCGCCGTTCTTCCTGATGCAGGCGGCGATTGCCGACATGAAGCAGCGCGGACAGGGCGGCGCCATTCTCAACATCCTGTCGATCAACGCCCATTGCGGTTCGCCGGAACTCGCCGTCTATTCCGCCACCAAGGGCGCGCTGGCGACGCTGACCAGGAACGCCGCCAACGCCCACCGTTTCGATCGCATCCGCGTCAACGGCATCAATGTCGGCTGGACCGACACGCCGGCCGAACGCATCATGCAGGCGGAGACATTGGGCAACGGCCCCGGCTGGCTCGACAAGGCCAATGCCGCGCAGCCTTTCGGCCGGCTGCTGACGCCGGACGACATCGCCAGCCTCGCCGTCTTCCTGCTGTCCGACGCGGCCGGCCCGATGACCGGCGCGGTCATCGACCAGGAGCAGGCGGTGATCGGGGCGAACCGGTGA
- a CDS encoding sugar phosphate isomerase/epimerase: MKLGVLTAPFAETPLGEVADWAHSAGFEALEIACWPKTSGATRRYAGTSHIDAASTSPAQAKEIVASLTEKKLTVSGLGYYPNPLHPDPAHREAVIGHLKKVIVLAANMGVPVVNTFCGGDASKTVDVNWQDALKVWPETVAYARDHGVKLTFENCPMIFSYDEWPGGHNIAYSPYIWRRILEAWGGEVGMNFDPSHLVWQMIDQGRFIREFGPYMLHVHAKDLMIDHDGLYERGILSAGIGWQVPRMPGLGDVDWRGFFSGLYRAGYDGSVIIEHEDRRFEGNDDAVKRGFLLARDVLRPFVK, from the coding sequence ATGAAACTTGGAGTGCTTACAGCACCGTTTGCGGAGACGCCGCTTGGCGAGGTCGCCGACTGGGCGCACTCGGCCGGCTTCGAGGCGCTGGAAATCGCCTGCTGGCCGAAGACATCCGGCGCGACGCGACGCTATGCCGGCACCAGCCATATCGATGCCGCTTCCACCTCGCCCGCGCAGGCCAAGGAGATCGTCGCTTCGCTGACGGAGAAGAAGCTGACGGTCTCCGGCCTCGGCTACTATCCCAACCCGTTGCATCCGGACCCCGCCCATCGCGAGGCCGTCATCGGCCATCTGAAGAAGGTCATCGTGCTGGCCGCCAATATGGGCGTGCCGGTGGTCAACACCTTCTGCGGTGGCGATGCCTCGAAGACCGTCGACGTCAACTGGCAGGACGCGCTGAAAGTCTGGCCCGAGACCGTCGCCTATGCGCGCGATCACGGGGTAAAACTCACCTTCGAGAACTGCCCGATGATCTTCAGTTATGACGAATGGCCGGGCGGGCACAACATCGCCTATTCGCCCTACATCTGGCGGCGCATCCTCGAGGCCTGGGGCGGCGAGGTCGGCATGAATTTCGACCCCTCGCATCTGGTCTGGCAGATGATCGACCAGGGCCGCTTCATCCGGGAGTTCGGCCCCTACATGCTGCATGTCCACGCCAAGGATTTGATGATCGATCATGATGGTTTGTATGAGCGCGGGATTCTTTCCGCCGGGATAGGCTGGCAGGTGCCGCGCATGCCGGGATTGGGCGATGTCGACTGGAGAGGCTTCTTCTCCGGCCTCTACCGCGCCGGCTATGACGGCTCGGTCATCATCGAACATGAGGACAGGCGGTTTGAAGGCAACGACGATGCGGTGAAGCGGGGCTTCCTGCTCGCCCGCGACGTGCTGCGCCCCTTCGTCAAATGA
- a CDS encoding mannitol dehydrogenase family protein: MSASTETLGPALLDRLPASVQTPSYDRTVLAAGMAHLGVGAFHRCHQAEYTDDLISLRFDRWGIVGINIRPPSLADTLGRQGGLYTRLIRENSHIEARVIGSIVRVVDSQESAAPALGVLISPDIELVTMTVTEKGYCHVPSSGELDLGHPDIVHDLANPETPRSVPGLLVRALEQRRATHGRPLTLLSCDNIPANGVILGNVVRSFAEPRGNGLADWIAANVAFPSAMVDRIAPAVTQDDLDSVEQWFGYHDAAVAVGEPFRQWVIEEKFAGRMPRWDLVGATFVDDVTPFEHLKMRVLNGAQTTLATLGVLAGLEHTSDAIANPLLSDFIRRMLVEETVPTLMPVSGVLPLAYVEQSLARLKNTAIRHRNHQVATDGSQKIVQRLLNPIRDRLSQGQSIGLLSVPVAGWMAYLIQASGRFGRRWPVSDPYAGKVAAIADATGHDASALVSAILAIDGIFGPGLAADDTFRAAVISALGDLLSDDPMAAVRHSLEQDEVARLKRSKQSAL; encoded by the coding sequence GTGAGCGCTTCCACCGAAACGCTTGGGCCGGCGCTGCTCGATCGCTTGCCGGCATCGGTGCAGACACCGTCCTACGATCGCACCGTGCTTGCCGCAGGGATGGCGCATCTCGGCGTCGGCGCCTTCCACCGCTGCCACCAGGCCGAATACACCGACGATCTCATCTCGCTGCGCTTCGACCGCTGGGGCATCGTCGGCATCAACATCCGTCCGCCCAGCCTTGCCGACACGCTGGGACGGCAGGGCGGGCTGTACACAAGGCTGATCCGCGAGAACAGCCATATCGAGGCACGTGTGATCGGCAGCATCGTCCGGGTGGTCGACAGCCAGGAGAGTGCCGCACCGGCGCTGGGTGTGCTGATCTCACCCGATATCGAGCTGGTGACGATGACGGTGACCGAAAAAGGCTATTGCCACGTCCCGTCCAGCGGCGAACTCGACCTTGGCCATCCCGATATCGTCCACGACCTCGCCAACCCCGAGACGCCTCGCAGCGTCCCCGGCCTGCTGGTGCGGGCGCTGGAGCAGCGCAGGGCCACGCATGGGCGGCCGCTGACGCTGCTGTCCTGCGACAACATTCCGGCCAATGGCGTCATCCTCGGCAACGTCGTGCGCAGCTTTGCCGAACCGCGCGGCAATGGGCTGGCCGATTGGATCGCGGCCAACGTCGCATTCCCCTCGGCCATGGTCGACCGCATTGCGCCGGCGGTGACGCAGGATGACCTCGATAGTGTCGAACAATGGTTCGGCTACCACGATGCCGCCGTCGCTGTCGGTGAGCCGTTCCGGCAGTGGGTGATCGAGGAAAAATTCGCCGGCCGCATGCCGCGCTGGGATCTGGTCGGCGCCACCTTCGTCGACGACGTCACGCCGTTCGAGCATCTCAAGATGCGGGTGCTGAACGGCGCCCAGACGACACTGGCTACGCTCGGCGTGCTGGCCGGGCTCGAGCACACATCGGATGCCATAGCCAACCCGCTGCTGTCGGACTTCATCAGGCGCATGCTGGTCGAGGAGACTGTGCCGACGCTGATGCCGGTATCCGGCGTCCTGCCGCTCGCCTATGTCGAGCAGAGCCTTGCCCGGCTGAAGAACACCGCGATCCGCCACCGCAACCACCAGGTCGCGACCGACGGTTCGCAGAAGATCGTCCAGCGCCTGCTCAACCCGATCCGCGACCGGCTGAGCCAGGGCCAAAGCATCGGGCTGCTGTCGGTGCCGGTCGCCGGCTGGATGGCCTATCTGATCCAGGCCTCGGGACGTTTCGGCAGACGCTGGCCGGTGTCGGACCCCTATGCCGGCAAGGTCGCCGCAATCGCCGACGCGACCGGTCACGATGCCAGCGCGCTGGTGTCCGCCATCCTTGCCATCGACGGGATATTCGGCCCCGGCCTTGCCGCCGACGATACGTTCCGCGCGGCCGTGATATCGGCGCTGGGCGACCTGCTGTCGGACGATCCGATGGCGGCTGTCCGGCACAGTCTCGAACAAGATGAGGTCGCGAGGTTGAAGCGATCCAAACAATCGGCATTATAG
- a CDS encoding ABC transporter substrate-binding protein, with translation MKKILTMVPLLAGAALLASMGVSSAEAKYTIGISNTVQGNGWREEMVCAMKAQALASGEVTKLNIAHRNTDAAGQLEDIRNLISAKVDAIVVNPADPAGIKAGLEEATKAGIVVVAVDQAVTEPSAYIISNNQEQYAYLGAKWLFQQMGGKGEVFYMRGAAGASADSDRDKGFKKALAENPGVKVAQEVFTGWQQDQAKQQMLSFLATGTPFNGVWTSGIDNVIVDALVESQAPLVPVVGADNAGFVGQLSSVKGLVGAAVTNPGSIGGAGVTLALQILDGKKPAQQTVLVDPQLWDNATDEGKAKLKAAADPSLSPEWPVSISIPEWTTYTKEQIVACKGPGE, from the coding sequence ATGAAGAAAATACTGACCATGGTCCCGTTGCTTGCGGGCGCTGCCTTGCTGGCATCGATGGGCGTGTCGTCGGCCGAAGCCAAATATACGATCGGCATTTCCAACACCGTGCAGGGCAATGGCTGGCGCGAGGAAATGGTCTGCGCCATGAAGGCGCAGGCGCTGGCTTCGGGCGAAGTGACGAAGCTCAACATCGCCCACCGCAACACCGATGCCGCCGGCCAGCTCGAAGACATTCGCAATCTGATCAGCGCCAAGGTCGACGCCATCGTCGTCAACCCCGCTGATCCCGCCGGCATCAAGGCGGGCCTGGAAGAAGCCACCAAGGCCGGCATCGTCGTCGTTGCCGTCGACCAAGCGGTGACCGAACCGTCGGCCTACATCATCTCCAACAACCAGGAACAGTATGCCTATCTCGGCGCCAAATGGCTGTTCCAGCAGATGGGCGGCAAGGGCGAAGTGTTCTACATGCGCGGCGCCGCCGGCGCCTCGGCCGATAGCGATCGCGACAAAGGCTTCAAGAAGGCGCTGGCCGAAAACCCCGGCGTGAAGGTGGCGCAGGAAGTCTTCACCGGCTGGCAGCAGGATCAGGCCAAGCAGCAGATGCTGTCGTTCCTGGCCACCGGCACGCCGTTCAACGGCGTGTGGACGTCGGGCATCGACAACGTCATCGTCGACGCGCTGGTCGAATCGCAGGCGCCGCTGGTGCCGGTGGTCGGCGCCGACAATGCCGGCTTCGTCGGCCAGCTGAGCTCGGTGAAAGGTCTCGTCGGTGCAGCCGTCACCAACCCCGGCTCGATCGGCGGCGCGGGCGTGACGCTGGCGCTGCAGATCCTCGACGGCAAGAAGCCGGCGCAGCAGACAGTGCTGGTCGACCCGCAGCTGTGGGACAACGCCACCGACGAAGGCAAGGCCAAGCTGAAGGCAGCCGCCGACCCGTCGCTGAGCCCGGAATGGCCGGTCTCGATCTCGATCCCGGAGTGGACGACCTACACGAAGGAGCAGATCGTGGCCTGCAAGGGGCCGGGGGAGTAA
- a CDS encoding amidohydrolase — MTLTNRDIIELTAWRRKLHQNPEISNEEEQTAKEVVSFLADTAPDKVLTGLGGHGVAAVYDSGQAGPTVLFRSEIDALPIEELSGVEHASQVPGKSHMCGHDGHTAILAALGRQLGRERPARGRVVLMFQPAEETGNGAAGVVADPRFGEIAPDFAFSLHNLPGVPFGEVRLKPGVVNCASRGIRIVLEGKTAHSSMPETGVSPMPAVSELMPLLPALGRGTFADDVFSMVTVTHATMGEAVFGIAPGYAEVWATLRTRRDERMAELVAAAEALATRIAAEHRLSVHCDYHEIFVASVNAPDAVEHLNRALDEEGVARSEEALPMRASEDFGIFGHKARSAMFFLGAGERTPSLHNPDYDFPDDLIPIGSKIFMRTARNLLG; from the coding sequence ATGACCCTCACCAATCGCGATATCATCGAGCTGACGGCATGGCGCCGCAAGCTGCACCAAAACCCGGAAATCTCCAACGAGGAAGAACAGACCGCCAAGGAAGTCGTCAGCTTCCTCGCCGATACAGCGCCGGACAAGGTGCTGACCGGCCTCGGCGGTCATGGCGTGGCGGCGGTCTATGACAGCGGCCAGGCGGGACCGACGGTGCTGTTCCGCTCGGAGATCGATGCGCTGCCGATCGAGGAGCTTTCGGGCGTCGAGCATGCCTCGCAGGTGCCGGGAAAATCGCATATGTGCGGCCATGACGGCCACACCGCGATCCTGGCCGCACTTGGCCGCCAGCTCGGGCGTGAGCGGCCGGCCCGCGGCCGCGTCGTCTTGATGTTCCAGCCGGCGGAGGAGACCGGCAATGGTGCGGCCGGCGTCGTCGCCGATCCACGCTTTGGCGAGATCGCGCCGGACTTCGCCTTCTCGCTGCACAATCTGCCGGGCGTGCCGTTCGGCGAGGTGCGGCTCAAGCCCGGCGTCGTCAACTGCGCCTCGCGCGGCATCCGCATCGTGCTGGAGGGCAAGACCGCGCATTCCTCCATGCCCGAAACCGGCGTGTCGCCGATGCCGGCGGTGAGCGAGCTCATGCCGCTGCTGCCGGCGCTCGGACGCGGCACCTTTGCCGACGATGTTTTCAGCATGGTCACCGTCACCCATGCGACGATGGGCGAGGCCGTGTTCGGCATCGCGCCCGGCTACGCCGAGGTGTGGGCGACGCTGCGTACAAGGCGCGACGAGCGCATGGCGGAACTGGTCGCGGCGGCGGAAGCGTTGGCCACCAGGATCGCGGCCGAGCACCGTCTTTCCGTGCACTGCGATTATCATGAGATTTTCGTCGCCAGCGTCAACGCTCCAGACGCGGTGGAACATCTCAACCGCGCGCTGGACGAAGAGGGCGTCGCGCGCAGCGAGGAAGCCTTGCCGATGCGCGCTTCGGAAGATTTTGGCATCTTCGGCCACAAGGCGAGGTCGGCGATGTTCTTCCTCGGCGCGGGCGAGCGCACCCCGTCATTGCACAATCCCGATTATGATTTTCCCGACGATCTGATCCCGATCGGTTCGAAGATCTTCATGCGCACGGCGCGCAACCTGCTGGGGTGA
- a CDS encoding ABC transporter permease, protein MSHFLRRQGWVVGLFALLIVLFIATRIIQPAYGSNDFGSLARAVLPYAFAVAAQTVVVIAGGIDLSVAAMMALTSVTAASMMNGASEEYALFVVPFVLAMGFVLGALNGLLIVVTRVPDIVVTLAMLFVLQGAALLVLDAPGGGIAEWLKALISGTVPIPGLPDAVDAWLPKALLVLIVCLCVIWIPLRRSRLGLSIYAIGSSELAAFRSGVPVKRTRIIAYALSGLFAAFGGLALTMSTGIGAPIPGPYLLASVAAVVLGGVALGGGKGGLLGPIVAVFVLRLVRTDLTLLAIDPNVTAIIEGLIMVAVVMFGAFITMRGRQ, encoded by the coding sequence ATGAGCCATTTCCTGCGCCGCCAGGGCTGGGTTGTCGGCCTGTTCGCCCTGCTCATCGTCCTGTTCATCGCCACCAGGATCATCCAGCCGGCCTATGGCAGCAATGATTTCGGCTCGCTCGCCCGCGCCGTTCTGCCCTATGCCTTCGCAGTCGCCGCGCAGACGGTGGTCGTCATCGCCGGCGGCATTGACCTGTCGGTCGCCGCCATGATGGCGCTGACCAGCGTCACCGCGGCGTCGATGATGAATGGCGCGAGCGAGGAATACGCGCTGTTCGTGGTGCCCTTCGTGCTGGCCATGGGTTTCGTGCTCGGCGCACTCAACGGCCTGCTCATCGTCGTCACCCGCGTGCCCGACATTGTCGTGACGCTGGCCATGCTGTTCGTGCTGCAGGGTGCAGCCCTGCTGGTACTCGACGCGCCGGGCGGCGGCATCGCCGAATGGCTGAAGGCGCTGATCTCTGGCACCGTACCGATCCCCGGCCTGCCCGACGCCGTAGATGCCTGGCTGCCCAAGGCGCTGCTGGTGCTGATCGTGTGCCTCTGCGTCATCTGGATACCGCTGCGGCGCTCGCGCCTCGGCCTCTCCATCTACGCCATCGGCTCGAGCGAACTGGCGGCGTTTCGCTCCGGCGTGCCGGTCAAGCGCACCCGTATCATCGCCTATGCGCTGTCGGGCCTGTTCGCCGCCTTCGGTGGCCTGGCGCTGACCATGAGCACCGGCATCGGCGCCCCCATCCCCGGCCCTTATCTCTTGGCCAGCGTCGCCGCCGTGGTGCTGGGCGGCGTCGCCCTCGGCGGCGGCAAGGGCGGCCTGCTAGGCCCCATTGTCGCCGTCTTCGTGTTGCGCCTGGTGCGCACGGATTTGACGCTGCTCGCTATCGACCCGAATGTCACGGCTATTATCGAGGGGCTGATCATGGTGGCGGTGGTGATGTTCGGCGCGTTTATCACCATGCGGGGGCGGCAATGA